From Homalodisca vitripennis isolate AUS2020 chromosome 1, UT_GWSS_2.1, whole genome shotgun sequence, the proteins below share one genomic window:
- the LOC124372379 gene encoding uncharacterized protein LOC124372379, with protein sequence MTQISSLIAIAVGAFIISQCVAISLPSLPSLPSLPSLFSPAKKDDDSDKDDDHHHTHKPTKPPLIPAIPHPADHPLHPHNNPNHPLHPDNLPSLPHLPSLHLPSLPHLPSLPHFDKETIHATKTVFVEVTDRLTIHPVCMTVHKHLPPCLPYNPQHDGLYRREGEVASAIQPTAAVELLEPTRILGGVSISESAPAEVVEPIESSEGIEEARAEVVESIESSEGAEEARAKVVEPIESSEGAAEARAEESSRDARYMKLTPAISSDDKVEIKDEPSDHGSLSPLNVVHNLIHGSPVTHYKTKTLWVTKVEKVFDTRVTATLLAQNCVPTNSHIPLCAPHGGLFAPGYHGGIFAESFGGHFLANILGDKFQGHHSKNKVGEESNTHPSDEKESTKEGQTGEKETEETD encoded by the exons ATCAGCCAGTGTGTGGCTATCAGCCTGCCCAGCCTGCCCAGCCTTCCCAGTCTGCCAAGTCTCTTCTCTCCTGCCAAGAAGGACGATGACTCTGACAAGGATGACGATCATCATCACACCCACAAACCGACCAAACCTCCACTCATCCCAGCCATCCCCCACCCGGCCGACCACCCTCTCCACCCTCACAACAACCCCAACCATCCCCTTCACCCCGACAATCTCCCATCCCTCCCTCATCTTCCGTCTCTCCATCTCCCCTCTCTTCCTCATCTCCCATCTCTCCCTCACTTCGACAAGGAGACAATCCACGCCACCAAAACTGTGTTTGTGGAG GTGACAGACCGGCTGACGATCCACCCCGTGTGTATGACGGTACACAAGCACTTGCCACCCTGTCTACCGTACAACCCCCAACACGACGGTCTCTACCGGCGCGAGGGTGAGGTAGCCTCTGCCATCCAGCCGACAGCTGCCGTCGAACTTCTCGA GCCAACACGCATCTTGGGCGGCGTTTCAATTTCTGAATCCGCCCCTGCTGAAGTGGTGGAGCCCATAGAGTCGTCAGAAGGTATTGAAGAGGCCCGTGCTGAAGTGGTCGAGTCAATAGAGTCGTCAGAAGGTGCTGAAGAGGCCCGGGCTAAAGTGGTCGAGCCCATAGAGTCGTCAGAAGGTGCTGCAGAAGCTCGTGCTGAAGAGTCCTCGAGAGATGCTCGCTACATGAAACTCACCCCTGCTATCAGCTCGGACGACAAGGTCGAGATCAAGGATGAACCCTCGGATCACGGTAGTCTGTCTCCGCTCAACGTCGTACACAACTTGATCCATGGCAGCCCTGTCACGCACTATAAGACCAAAACTCTCTGGGTGACAAAAGTGGAAAAGGTGTTCGACACGAGAGTCACGGCGACTTTGCTGGCACAGAACTGCGTGCCCACCAACTCCCACATTCCCCTGTGCGCCCCCCACGGAGGGCTGTTTGCCCCCGGTTACCACGGTGGTATCTTCGCAGAGAGCTTTGGAGGTCATTTTCTAGCGAATATTCTCGGTGATAAATTTCAAGGACATCACTCAAAAAACAAGGTCGGTGAAGAAAGCAATACACATCCCTCCGATGAGAAAGAGTCCACCAAAGAGGGACAGACTGGAGAAAAGGAAACCGAGGAAACTGATTAA